The following proteins are co-located in the Deltaproteobacteria bacterium PRO3 genome:
- the rbfA gene encoding 30S ribosome-binding factor RbfA has product RDKRIAEEIRREVSQILHYELSDPRISGATVTGVKVSPDLRLARVYYALPGAEEKKAAAAAGLKKSEGFVRHLLTERIDMKFSPRVEFFYDESFEIDEKIQKIFAKMPPSPEESDSD; this is encoded by the coding sequence CGCGACAAGCGCATTGCCGAAGAGATCCGCCGCGAGGTGAGCCAAATCCTGCACTACGAGCTGAGCGACCCCCGCATCTCGGGCGCCACGGTCACCGGCGTCAAGGTCAGCCCCGACCTCAGGCTGGCCCGCGTCTACTACGCGCTGCCCGGCGCAGAGGAAAAAAAGGCCGCGGCCGCCGCGGGCCTCAAGAAGTCCGAGGGCTTCGTGCGGCACCTGCTTACCGAGCGAATCGACATGAAATTCTCCCCGCGGGTCGAATTCTTCTACGACGAGTCCTTCGAAATCGACGAAAAGATCCAAAAAATCTTCGCCAAGATGCCGCCCAGCCCCGAGGAATCTGATTCCGATTGA